A window from Verrucomicrobiota bacterium encodes these proteins:
- a CDS encoding TlpA disulfide reductase family protein, whose product MKNTIKNLTFSTLVFITITAVAFAVSQIGKPQTDLYKAPAFRLKSLEGQMISLESYEGSYVVIHFATTWCPFCNAEAPYLEQLFQEYQEQNVKVLIIDVKESESIVTKYLKERFNLSFPILLDPDGSVAAKYAPPGLLPDLARDEVVLASNILIDPKGKMQFRSLLDTSNFDAKLVGLRGKLDELLAQ is encoded by the coding sequence ATGAAAAACACAATTAAAAACCTCACTTTCAGTACCCTGGTATTTATTACAATAACGGCGGTTGCCTTCGCTGTCTCTCAGATAGGCAAACCTCAAACGGATTTATACAAAGCTCCTGCTTTCCGTCTAAAAAGTCTTGAAGGTCAAATGATCAGTCTCGAATCGTATGAAGGTAGTTATGTGGTCATCCACTTTGCTACGACCTGGTGTCCTTTCTGCAACGCGGAAGCTCCCTATCTCGAGCAATTATTCCAGGAGTATCAGGAGCAAAACGTAAAAGTTTTGATCATCGATGTAAAAGAGTCAGAATCCATAGTGACGAAATACCTGAAGGAACGATTTAATTTATCCTTTCCGATTCTTCTGGATCCTGACGGTTCGGTTGCAGCCAAATACGCTCCTCCAGGATTGCTCCCAGATCTCGCCCGGGACGAAGTTGTGCTGGCTTCCAATATTCTTATAGATCCCAAGGGTAAGATGCAGTTTCGTTCACTGCTTGATACAAGCAACTTCGACGCAAAATTGGTTGGCTTGAGAGGCAAACTGGATGAACTGCTTGCCCAATAA
- a CDS encoding winged helix-turn-helix domain-containing protein, giving the protein MVYKFDTFELDVERFELRKGGSPHPVEPQVFLLLELLISNCGRMISKDKIHEHIWQGRIVSEAALSSRIRSARQAIGDSGKNQRFIKTVHGSGFRFDGAVEISDPGSTGNKQTDPQEAAMVSSSMKKPTVAVLPFRNLSGDSEQEYFSDAITSDIISTLSKHRWLDVTARNSTFGFKGTKLGANQIAKELGVSYLIEGSVQRSGDRIRVTAELIDAETGMQKWTDRYDRKFKDVFAVQDEITTMVVARLEPEIGTAERLKVVKTDRRDLGAWENYHLGIWHFFRFTGEDNLEAQRLLQLSREQDQHFGEAHAWWAYAVVLGMVYWNTKPTKSNLDKALKATHRALQLDSQNAVFHALKARVQLARQEYGNALAENEFAIGLNPTFAAAYCGLGDSLAYEGRYDEALAEFEKAIHLSPNDPQRWAFFTYGALTLIFKGDFKRAVDWTDRASMIPNCQYWTTAHRAVALAHLGQIAEAKEAVEQLLTEQPDFTVAFAKEKLFYLKHPGQLKCYLDGLKKAEVPER; this is encoded by the coding sequence ATGGTCTATAAGTTCGATACATTCGAGCTCGATGTTGAGCGCTTCGAACTCCGTAAAGGAGGCTCCCCTCATCCCGTAGAACCACAGGTCTTTTTATTATTGGAGCTATTGATTTCCAATTGCGGACGCATGATCTCGAAAGACAAAATTCATGAGCACATCTGGCAAGGTCGCATCGTATCAGAGGCCGCATTGAGCAGTCGGATTCGCTCCGCACGCCAAGCCATAGGAGATAGCGGAAAGAACCAACGTTTTATTAAAACCGTCCACGGAAGTGGTTTTCGTTTTGACGGAGCAGTGGAGATAAGCGATCCAGGAAGTACAGGAAATAAACAAACCGATCCTCAGGAAGCTGCCATGGTTAGCTCCTCGATGAAGAAACCGACCGTGGCCGTCCTACCCTTTCGTAATCTATCAGGAGATTCGGAACAGGAGTATTTTTCTGACGCCATTACCAGCGATATTATTTCAACGCTTTCCAAACACCGTTGGTTGGATGTAACCGCACGCAACAGTACTTTCGGATTCAAGGGAACCAAGTTGGGAGCAAATCAAATAGCCAAAGAACTTGGTGTGAGTTATCTGATTGAAGGTAGCGTTCAACGATCCGGCGACCGTATTCGTGTAACTGCTGAGCTTATCGATGCAGAAACCGGTATGCAAAAATGGACAGACCGCTATGATCGTAAGTTTAAAGACGTATTCGCGGTACAAGATGAAATAACGACCATGGTGGTTGCCCGGTTGGAACCGGAAATTGGCACGGCGGAGCGATTGAAAGTAGTTAAGACTGACCGCCGCGATCTGGGAGCATGGGAAAACTATCATCTCGGGATCTGGCACTTCTTTCGATTTACCGGAGAGGATAACCTAGAAGCACAACGATTGCTGCAACTCAGTCGTGAGCAGGATCAGCACTTTGGCGAAGCACATGCCTGGTGGGCCTATGCCGTAGTTCTTGGCATGGTATACTGGAACACCAAACCAACGAAATCCAACCTGGATAAAGCCCTGAAAGCTACCCACCGCGCACTTCAGCTCGATTCCCAGAACGCCGTCTTTCACGCACTAAAAGCACGTGTTCAACTTGCTCGACAGGAATACGGAAACGCACTGGCGGAAAACGAATTTGCCATAGGACTGAATCCAACCTTTGCGGCAGCCTACTGTGGATTGGGCGATTCACTGGCTTACGAAGGCCGTTACGATGAAGCTCTCGCTGAATTCGAAAAAGCCATCCATCTGAGTCCGAACGATCCGCAACGATGGGCCTTTTTTACGTACGGTGCGCTCACCCTTATTTTTAAAGGAGATTTCAAACGAGCCGTGGATTGGACCGATCGCGCAAGCATGATTCCCAATTGCCAATATTGGACGACTGCACACCGCGCGGTAGCACTTGCCCATCTCGGTCAAATCGCCGAGGCCAAAGAGGCAGTTGAACAACTACTTACAGAGCAGCCCGACTTCACTGTAGCGTTCGCAAAAGAAAAACTCTTCTACCTAAAACACCCCGGGCAACTTAAATGTTACCTGGACGGTTTGAAGAAAGCCGAAGTACCTGAGCGTTAA
- a CDS encoding class I SAM-dependent methyltransferase, producing the protein MSIITPPTKLTEVTTAPDYAAIKTKQQAAWATGDYSVVGVTLQIVGEQLCETLDLRSGQRLLDVAAGNGNVSLAAARRFCDVVSTDYVPELLERGQQRAQADCLSIEFQTADAENLPFESESFDVVTSSFGVMFAPDQTTAASEMLRVCRSGGKIGMANWTPGSFIGHLFKTIGKHLPPPVGLKSPALWGTRERLEELFSEETDSIDINPQVYVWRYKSAQHWLAIWRNIYGPLNRAFAALSEDKQAALEQDLLALIEQFNVADDGTMVVPSDYVEVVVTKS; encoded by the coding sequence ATGTCTATCATAACACCACCCACTAAATTAACCGAAGTAACTACTGCCCCCGATTACGCAGCGATCAAAACAAAGCAACAGGCCGCATGGGCCACCGGCGATTATTCGGTTGTCGGAGTCACCTTGCAAATTGTTGGAGAACAACTTTGTGAAACTTTGGATCTACGTTCTGGCCAAAGACTCCTCGATGTAGCTGCTGGAAACGGAAATGTTTCGTTGGCTGCTGCCCGTCGTTTTTGTGACGTAGTATCCACCGATTACGTTCCTGAGCTTCTGGAGCGTGGTCAACAACGCGCCCAGGCCGATTGCTTGTCCATCGAGTTTCAAACGGCCGATGCAGAAAACCTACCGTTTGAGTCCGAGTCTTTTGACGTCGTTACTTCCAGTTTCGGAGTTATGTTTGCTCCCGACCAGACAACTGCTGCGTCTGAAATGTTGCGTGTATGTCGATCAGGCGGAAAAATCGGCATGGCCAATTGGACTCCTGGTAGTTTCATTGGCCATCTGTTCAAGACTATCGGTAAACACTTGCCCCCACCTGTTGGATTGAAATCACCAGCTCTTTGGGGAACCCGGGAAAGGCTTGAAGAACTCTTCAGTGAAGAAACGGATTCCATCGATATAAACCCACAGGTTTACGTCTGGCGCTACAAATCAGCTCAACATTGGTTAGCTATTTGGCGTAACATCTACGGTCCACTTAACAGAGCGTTTGCCGCATTATCAGAAGATAAACAAGCAGCACTCGAGCAGGATCTACTGGCCTTAATTGAGCAATTTAATGTAGCCGATGACGGCACCATGGTTGTGCCGAGCGACTATGTGGAAGTTGTCGTAACCAAAAGCTAA
- the mutS gene encoding DNA mismatch repair protein MutS, with the protein MAKKAALTPMMQQYWEVRNQLPKNTLLLFRLGDFYELFNEDAENGAKILGITLTKRHDYPMAGIPYHAADAYIGKVLKAGMKVAICDQVETPQTGKLVKRALTRIITPGTTLNENQLTENQNHFILAVSWNKQGIHASWMDLTTGEFRVATEATFDRLLPILTSINPREIVLPEDGLDALKAKADAHSAAEQFVLFCKENAWSEIPGYHYDAASGAKTVMDTLGVLNLEGFGLSKDHAAIGTAGALVYYVTESLCAEPKNLRTIRPYRSEEALLLDPSTLRNLEIFSSARGNRDGSLIQSIDRTSTAAGARMLEDYLAAPSLDIVELKRRQNCVGEFLEAPGLMAEFSETLRLTRDIKRILSRMQNRIRNPREIGGIRDTLNALPALKSILLQFDGENIQELVDRLGDFSNLQSLLERAINNELPSKLEEGGYIKDGYDAELDRMRDLMRNNKTWISDLEAREKEASGIRNLKIKYNNAFGYFIEVSKSNISLVPDHYIRKSTLVNAERYVTEELKEKEKEILHAQESSSSYEESLFRDIVQKVLDEAEPLNHAAATLAEADLFVGWAQLARMWDYCKPEFNESDELEIIEGRHPVVEQTMREEALGLAGTYSFVPNDTKLSSSKEQIMLITGPNMAGKSTYIRQVSLITLMAQIGCWVPAKSCKLGLVDRIFSRVGASDELARGNSTFMVEMNETANILNNATAKSLIILDEIGRGTSTYDGLSIAWSVIEHLHEHPEKGPKTLFATHYHELTKLEESLSRLSNYSVAVKEWNEDIIFVRQVIRGAADRSYGIHVARLAGLPQSVIERAKTILEHLENDQTVQDEVTESANQVNRQRQSKPNLPDSRKPNTDQLEFF; encoded by the coding sequence ATGGCCAAGAAAGCAGCTCTTACTCCCATGATGCAGCAGTATTGGGAAGTGCGAAATCAACTTCCTAAAAATACGCTGTTATTGTTTCGTTTGGGCGACTTCTATGAGTTGTTCAATGAGGATGCCGAAAACGGAGCCAAGATCCTTGGGATAACCCTGACAAAACGGCATGACTATCCGATGGCTGGCATTCCTTATCATGCTGCTGATGCCTATATTGGCAAAGTCCTAAAGGCCGGCATGAAGGTGGCGATCTGCGATCAGGTCGAAACGCCTCAAACCGGAAAACTGGTTAAGCGGGCACTTACCCGAATCATTACGCCGGGAACGACTCTCAACGAGAACCAGCTTACCGAAAATCAAAACCATTTTATTCTCGCTGTCTCATGGAACAAACAAGGTATCCACGCCTCGTGGATGGACCTGACTACCGGTGAATTCCGGGTGGCGACCGAGGCGACTTTTGATCGGCTGCTACCCATCCTCACTTCGATTAATCCGAGAGAAATTGTTTTACCAGAAGACGGCCTGGACGCGCTCAAAGCAAAAGCCGACGCTCACTCGGCAGCCGAACAGTTCGTTCTGTTTTGCAAGGAGAACGCCTGGAGCGAGATTCCAGGTTATCATTACGACGCGGCATCAGGAGCGAAGACCGTAATGGATACATTAGGCGTTTTAAATCTGGAAGGTTTCGGTCTCTCCAAAGACCATGCCGCCATCGGCACCGCTGGAGCTCTGGTGTATTACGTTACTGAAAGCTTGTGTGCCGAACCGAAAAACCTGCGCACGATCCGACCCTACCGATCCGAGGAAGCTCTTTTGCTGGACCCCTCTACTTTGCGTAACCTGGAGATTTTTTCTTCAGCCCGGGGAAATCGGGATGGTTCACTCATCCAATCCATAGACCGAACATCCACGGCGGCCGGTGCCCGTATGCTGGAAGATTACCTGGCAGCACCTTCCCTCGATATCGTGGAATTGAAACGCCGCCAAAATTGTGTCGGCGAATTCCTTGAAGCACCCGGACTGATGGCCGAGTTTTCAGAAACATTGCGACTGACACGCGATATAAAGCGCATCCTTTCCCGTATGCAAAACCGTATCCGCAATCCTCGGGAGATTGGCGGTATTCGCGATACGCTCAATGCCCTACCCGCCCTCAAATCCATTTTGCTACAATTCGATGGGGAGAACATTCAAGAGCTCGTGGATCGATTGGGAGACTTTTCAAATCTTCAGTCCTTACTCGAACGCGCTATCAATAATGAACTACCCAGCAAACTGGAAGAGGGAGGTTACATCAAAGATGGATATGACGCCGAGCTCGACCGTATGCGCGACTTGATGCGCAACAATAAGACCTGGATTTCCGACTTGGAAGCTCGCGAGAAAGAAGCGTCGGGTATTCGGAATTTAAAAATAAAATACAACAACGCTTTTGGATACTTCATAGAGGTGTCGAAGTCGAACATCTCACTCGTACCTGATCACTACATACGCAAATCGACTTTAGTAAACGCTGAGCGTTACGTCACTGAAGAACTGAAAGAAAAAGAGAAAGAAATTCTGCATGCACAGGAAAGTAGTTCCAGCTATGAAGAATCGCTCTTTCGAGATATTGTACAAAAGGTTCTCGATGAAGCCGAACCATTAAACCATGCTGCCGCAACTTTGGCAGAAGCTGACTTGTTTGTTGGTTGGGCACAATTGGCCCGAATGTGGGATTACTGCAAACCCGAGTTCAATGAATCGGATGAATTGGAAATCATTGAAGGTCGTCACCCGGTAGTAGAACAAACAATGCGCGAGGAAGCCCTTGGCTTGGCAGGTACCTATTCCTTTGTTCCCAACGATACAAAACTAAGTTCATCAAAAGAACAGATCATGCTCATTACCGGTCCCAATATGGCCGGTAAGTCTACCTACATCCGCCAGGTATCCTTAATTACTTTGATGGCTCAAATTGGTTGCTGGGTTCCGGCCAAGAGTTGCAAGCTCGGACTGGTCGATCGCATTTTTTCCCGGGTTGGCGCCAGCGACGAACTGGCCCGCGGCAACTCCACCTTCATGGTAGAGATGAACGAGACGGCCAACATTCTCAACAATGCCACCGCTAAGAGCCTCATCATCCTCGATGAGATTGGACGGGGCACGAGTACCTATGACGGTCTCAGCATTGCCTGGTCAGTTATTGAACATTTGCACGAGCATCCTGAGAAAGGTCCCAAGACTCTTTTCGCAACCCACTACCACGAGTTGACCAAGCTTGAAGAAAGCCTGTCACGGCTAAGTAATTACAGCGTGGCGGTCAAGGAGTGGAATGAGGACATCATCTTTGTCCGCCAGGTGATTCGCGGAGCAGCTGATCGAAGCTACGGTATCCACGTCGCCCGTCTCGCAGGCCTTCCACAATCCGTTATCGAAAGAGCCAAAACCATTTTAGAGCATTTGGAAAACGACCAGACCGTCCAGGACGAAGTGACCGAGTCGGCCAATCAAGTTAACAGGCAAAGGCAGAGTAAACCAAATCTACCCGACTCCAGGAAACCCAACACCGATCAGTTAGAGTTCTTTTGA